GTTCATCATCCTCGGTGCATACGGACTCAAGTTCGCTAAGAACCCTGATTGGCGCGCAATCGCCACAGTTCTGTTCTTCGGCGGAATATGGGCCTTCATCTTCGGTTTCTTCTTCTTCGGAGAAGCTCTGGGAATGCACTTCGTCGGAGAGTATGTAGAGGGCGCAGTCACGTATACATGGGCCGGACTTCTCGGGCTGGATCACCTGCACGAGTTCTTCGAGGGCTTCCTCATAAACGGACACGGAGTCGGAAAGATCGATCCAGAGTTCGTCGGAATGCTTCTCAGGCTGTCCGTATACGTCGGTATCGTGCACCTCTTCATCGGATACGTCGTAGCTATCTACAACAAGACCGTCCAGCACGGATTCAAGCACGGATTCCTCGAGAAGGGAGGACCTTTCCTCATCTTCATCGGAGTCGTCATCTTTGCATACGCATTCGGATGGGCTTTGATCATGGACAAGTACTCGATCGGTGAGATGTTCACCGTGACGAGCGTCCTCGTCGAAATGATCATTGGTATCGTGCTCATCGCAGCCGGTGCTGTATTGGTCGCGAAGTCCGAGGGTGCAATGTCGATCCTTATCGAGACGGTCGATGCATTCGGAAACATACTTTCATACACTCGTCTTGTTGCGATTGGTATGTCCAAGGCCGGTATGGCTCTGGCATTCAACTATATCGCACTTGGAATGATCGCCGGAGTCAACCCTGACCCGGCACAGGCAGGAGAGATCTCGATCATCATGGCCATTTTAGGTCTGGTGATCTTCGCATTCCTGCACCTTATGATTTGGACCCTGGCCATCCTCTCCGGAGGACTGCACGCATTAAGGTTGCAGCTGGTCGAGTTCATGATCAAGTTCTATGAGGGAGAGGGAACTGAGTTCTCACCTCTCAAATTCAAACACATCAAAACTATTTCCGATAAAAAAATAAATGAGGCATAAAAATGGTTGACACAGCAATTGGATTTATCGCAATCGGAGCAGGACTCGCAGTCGGACTCGCCGGTCTCGGAACCGGAATGGCCCAGAAGGACATCGGAGCAGCAGCAGTAGGAGCAATCACAGAGGACTCCAAGATGCTGGGAAAAGCACTGATGTTCATGGTGCTGCCTGAGACTATCGTTATCTTCGGACTGGTCATTGCAATTCTCGCATGTTTCGTACTGCCTGGTATGTGATTCCCCTCAAAGAATGAGGTAATCTCATGGCATTGAACAACGTGACCGCGGAGATCATGGCGATCTCTGATGCGAAGGTAAACCAGATCGAGGCCGAGACGGCCGCAGAGGTTGCCCGCATCGAGAAGGAGACAGACGCCAAGATCGCCGGGTTGAGAGAAAGCGAAAACAAGAGGCTCGCGGACGCCATCGACCGCATGGACCGTCAGGAAGCCTCCAGCGCTGAGCTGGAGAGCAAGAAGATCGTCCTTGCGAAGAAGAAGGAGATCCTCTCGGAAGTCTTCGTAGAGACCCTCGCCGAGCTCGAGAATGCGCCGGAAGAACAGAAACTGGCACAGTACAAGAGCATGGTCGAGTACGCGAAGACAATCATTCCGGACCCCAAGGCAATCATGTCGGAGAACGACTCGTTCACCGCAAAGGACCTCGGAGTCAAATCGGTCGAGAAGGACAGCAGGATCGTCGCAGGGCTCATCCTCCAGAGCGAGGACGGGCAGCTCGAGATCGACATGCAGTACTCTGCTCTCCTCCGCACCGTATGGGACCGCGGCATCAAGGACGTGTCCGACATTCTCTTCGGGTGAAGGCAATGTTCGGGCTCAGTAAAAGCAAAGGCAACTACGCATACACCGTCACCAGAGCGAAAGCGAAGAAGTCGCTTTTGATCAAGGAGGATGACTACAACAAGATGTTGCAGCTCAGCGTCAGCGAGGTCGCCCGTTTCGTATCCGAGGAGGGTTACTCCAAAGAGATAACCGACCTCTCGGACAGGATGAGCGGCGTCGATCTGGTCGAGCGTGCCACCTATGCATACATGGCCAACAACTTCAAGGCTCTCTTGAAGGGATCACAGGGTGAACTCCACACCATGCTGGCCGCATACCTGCAGAAGTGGGACAACTGGAACCTGAAGGTCATACTCCGCGGTAAGTCGTATGGTGTGTCGGCGGACGGTATCAAGGACGATCTCGTCCCCGCCGGTAACTTGAGCTACGAAGATCTGGACAAACTCATCGCATTAGACACGACGGAAGAGATTCTGGCTGCTTATTCCAAGGCAGAGTCCGTAGACATCCCCAGCGAGCTCATCGCCGACTATAAGGCGACAGGCACACTGGGCCGTATCGAGGACTACGTCGACAAATTCCACTACATCAGGATGGTCAAGATCATCCCGACGAATTCGATCCCCGCCCGCATGTTCTCTGATTACATCAGGAAGGAGATCGACGTCAGGAACCTGGAGACCATACTGAAGCTGAAGATGGAGAACATCGACGGAGAGAAGGTGATGGAATACATCATTCCCGGAGGAAAGCAGATCGATGCAAAACTGGCGAAACAGTTGATCGACGCCAAGACCGTGGAGGAGACCTTCCCCGACCTTGCGCAGCTGGACTTCTACGATTACATCAAGGAACTCGTCGACTCGGGCAAGATGAACATTAGCGATCTTGTCCTCGAGACTAAGAAGTATGAGGCAAATGAGGCAAAGAAGTTCTCACAGCAGTACCCGCTGTCCATCCTCCCCATAATCGATTACATGATCAGCATGGAGATCGAGGCGAGGAACGTCAGGATGATCGCAAGGGGTATCGAGAGCGGACTTGACAAAGAAGTAATCAAAGGACTGCTGGTGATCTGATGGAAATCGCAGTATTAGGCAGTGAGGAGTTCACACTCGGATTCAGGCTCGCCGGAATCAGGCGTGTATTCGTAGCTAACAACGAAAACTATCAAGAAAAGATGCTGGAAGCAATTTCCCAGCCAACAATCGGTATCCTCGCAGTGGATGCGAAGGACCTCGACAATCTCCCCCCGAACCTCAGACACAAGGTGACTGAGTCCATCCAGCCTGTCGTTGTGGCAGTCGGTGGATCGGACGACGACCTCAGAGAGAAGGTCAAGAGGGCGATTGGCGTAGATTTATACAAGAATGAGGATGATTGAATGAGCACTGAAGGTGTAATTTACAGGGTCGCCGGACCTGTCGTGACCGCCACAGGAATCTCACCCAAGATGTACGATGTCGTACACGTTGGAAACGAGAAACTGATGGGAGAGGTCATCAAAATCGTCGGCGAGTACTCCATCATCCAGGTTTATGAGGACACAGACAACGTCAAGCCGGGAGAGCCTGTCACAAACACAGGAAAGCCCCTGTCCGTTGAGCTCGGTCCCGGACTTCTGGAATCCGTTTACGACGGAATTCAGAGGCCTCTCCCCGTTCTGAGGGAGAAGATGGGAGACTTCATCTACCGTGGAGTCTCAGCACCTGGATTGGATCATGAGAAGAAGTGGGATTTCGTTCCCACAGTGAAAGAGGGAGACGAGGTCTCCCAGGGACAGGTCATCGGTACCGTCCAGGAAGGACCCATGGAACACAAGATCATGGTCCCCATCGGACTCAACGGTAAGGTCGAGGCAATCCACTCCGGATTGTACACCATCGACGAGACCATCGCCGTCATCGCAGGCAAGGAAGTCTGCATGATGCAGTACTGGCCCGTCCGTAACCCCAGGCCCGTCGTCGAGAAGTATCAGCCCGATATCCCCCTCGTCACCGGACTCCGTGTCCTGGATACCGTCTTCCCCCTCGCAAAGGGAGGAGCAGCGGCAATCCCCGGAGCATTCGGAACCGGAAAGACCGTTACACAGCAGTCCCTCGCAAAGTACTCCGATGCAGAGATCGTCGTCTACATCGGATGCGGAGAGCGCGGAAACGAGATGACCGAGGTTCTTACAGAGTTCCCCGAACTCGAGGACCCCAGGACCGGAATGAAGCTCATGAAGAGGACCGTCCTCATCGCGAACACATCCAACATGCCTGTCGCAGCTCGTGAGGCATCGGTTTACACCGGAATGACCATCGCAGAGTACTTCAGGGACATGGGATACAACGTCGCACTCATGGCAGACTCCACCTCCAGGTGGGCAGAGGCCATGCGTGAGATCTCCTCAAGGCTCGAAGAGATGCCCGGAGAAGAGGGATACCCCGCATACCTTGCAGGACGTCTCTCCGAGTTCTACGAGCGTGCCGCAAGGGCAAAGGTCCTCAGCGGCGGCGACGGATCCGTCTCGGTTATCGGAGCGGTTTCTCCTCCCGGAGGAGACCTGTCCGAGCCTGTTACGCAGAACACACTCCGTATCGTCCGTGTCTTCTGGGCACTCGATACCAAACTGCGTGAGAGGAGGCACTTCCCCACAATCAACTGGCTCACATCGTACACCATGTACGACAAGCAGCTGCTGGACTGGTTCAAGGCAAACGTTGCCGAGGACTTCCCCGCACTGAAGGCATGGGCCATGAAGACCCTCCAGAAGGAGGCAGAACTGCAGGACGTCGTCCAGATGGTCGGATCCGACTCACTCCCGGACGAGCAGAAGGTCACCCTCGAGGTCGCCAAGATGATCCGTGAGATCTTCCTGCAGCAGAACGCATACGATCCCGTCGACTGTTACTGCCCCCTCAAGAGGCAGTACAAGATGCTCAGCCTGATCAAGAAGTACTCCGACCTCTCGGAGAAGGCACTTCAGGCCGGCGCACCCGTTGACAAGATCGCATACCTCCCCGTGAGGACCAGGTTCAACCAGGCCAAGTACGAGCCCAAGGTCGACGAGGAACTCGAGGCTGTCGACTCCGATATGGAGGCACAGTTCAGGGAGCTCGGAGCGTGATTCCAATGGCAGAAGCAACAATCAGTAAAGAGTACAAGACCGTCTCCCAGATTGCCGGACCTCTTATCTACGTGAAGAAGACAGAGCCCGTCGGATACAAGGAAATGGTCAACATCAGGCTCTCGGACGGAACCACCAGGAGGGGACAGGTCCTCGATTCCTCGGATGAGGTCGTCGTCGTTCAGGTGTTCGAAGGAACATCCGGTATCGACAGGGACGCATCCGTCAGGTTCCTCGGCGAGACAATGAAGATGCCTGTGTCCAAGGACATGCTCGGAAGGATCCTCTCCGGATCCGGTCAGCCTCTCGACGGCGGTGCACCCATCGTCCCCGAGAAGGAGCTGGAGATCAACGGAGCGGCCATCAACCCCTGGGCAAGGGACTCACCCTCGGATTTCATCCAGACCGGTATCTCCACCATCGACGGAATGAACACCCTGGTCAGGGGACAGAAGCTTCCTATCTTCTCCGCCTCTGGACTTCCCCACAACGAGATCGCTCTTCAGATCGCTCGTCAGGCAAAGGTCCGCGGAGAGAACGAGGAGTTCGCTGTCGTGTTCATCGCGATGGGAATCACCAACGAAGAGAAGCAGATGTTCATGAAGGAGTTCGAGAGGACAGGTGCATTGAAGAACGCTGTCGTGTTCCTCAACCTGGCCGACGACCCCGCTGTGGAGCGTACCCTGACACCCCGTCTCGGTCTCACCACCGCAGAGTACATGGCATTCGACCTCGGTATGCAGGTTCTGGTCATCATGACCGACATCACCAACTACTGTGAGGCACTGCGTCAGATCGGAGCAGCTCGTGAAGAGGTGCCCGGAAGGCGTGGATACCCCGGTTACATGTACACCGACCTCGCACAGCTGTACGAGCGTGCGGGTAGGATCAAGGGAAAGAAGGGATCCATCACACAGATCCCCATCCTGTCCATGCCCGGAGGAGACATCACCCACCCGATCCCCGACCTGTCTGGATACATCACAGAGGGACAGATCGTTCTGTCCATGGACCTGCACAGGAACGGTATCTACCCGCCTGTCAACGTTTCATCATCCCTCAGCCGTCTGATGGGAGGAGGAACCGGAGAGGGCAGGACCCGTGAGGACCACAAGGGAGTGTCCGACCAGCTCTATGCGGCATACGCAGAGGGTAAGGATCTCCGTGGACTGGTGGCAATCGTAGGAAAGGACTCGCTGTCCGCAAAGGACAGGAAGCTGCTGGAGTTCGCGGACCTCTTCGAGGACCGCTTCGTCAGGCAGGGTCAGGAAGAGGACCGTTCCATCGAGCAGACACTGGACCTCGGCTGGGAACTGTTCACAGCTCTCGATCTCGACCAGATCACAAGGATCAGCCGTAAGTACATCGAGAAGTACCTGCCCAAGAAGGCTTGATATCCGTGGGAGCACACGATGTCACCCCCAACCGTTCGGTACTGCTCCAGCTGAAGAGCAGGATCAAACTGACCCAAGGCGGTCACAAGGTCCTCAAGATGAAGAGAGACGGTCTCATCATCGAATTCTTCGACATCCTGGAGAAGGCCAGGGCGATGCGCGCAGGCGTGTCCTCGGACTACGAGAACGCCATGCACGCCATCACCATAGCCCGTGCGGTAGAGGGAGAGGTCGCCGTGAAATCCGCGGCATACGCCTTGAAGGGTGACCCTCAGGTGAATGTCACGAGCAAGAGCATCATGGGAATGGTCGTCCCCAAGGTAGAGGCCGAGCATCTCCATGTTTCGATGGTCGACAAGGGATACGGAGTCATCTCCACATCCGCCTACATCGAGGACGCATCGCTCGCCTTCGAGAAACTTCTCGAGACGATCGTCCGCGCCGCAGAGGTAGAGACGACCATGAAGAAGCTCCTTGACGAGATCGAGAAGACCAAGAGGAGAGTCAACGCTCTCGAGTTCAAGATCATTCCCGAGCTCAAGGAGTCCGAAAGGTTCATCAAATTCAGTCTCGAAGAGATGGAAAGAGAGAACACCACAAGGCTCAAGCACCTGAAGAAGGCATGATGGGAGAGTGAGGGTATGAAGTCACTGGAGGAACGCTACGAGGAGATGAGGGAGGACCCGAAGAAATTCAGGAGGTTCTTCAACATCACCTGGATAGTGGCCTACGGGATGCTCATACTCGGATTCATCATCATCCTATGGGTCTTCCTGCAGGGTGAGTGAAACATCTTATCAATCATCTTCAGCCGGCCTTCGGGCCGGCAACAACCCTT
This genomic interval from Thermoplasmata archaeon contains the following:
- a CDS encoding ATPase, producing the protein MVDTAIGFIAIGAGLAVGLAGLGTGMAQKDIGAAAVGAITEDSKMLGKALMFMVLPETIVIFGLVIAILACFVLPGM
- the ahaC gene encoding ATP synthase A1 subunit C; the protein is MGPRHQGRVRHSLRVKAMFGLSKSKGNYAYTVTRAKAKKSLLIKEDDYNKMLQLSVSEVARFVSEEGYSKEITDLSDRMSGVDLVERATYAYMANNFKALLKGSQGELHTMLAAYLQKWDNWNLKVILRGKSYGVSADGIKDDLVPAGNLSYEDLDKLIALDTTEEILAAYSKAESVDIPSELIADYKATGTLGRIEDYVDKFHYIRMVKIIPTNSIPARMFSDYIRKEIDVRNLETILKLKMENIDGEKVMEYIIPGGKQIDAKLAKQLIDAKTVEETFPDLAQLDFYDYIKELVDSGKMNISDLVLETKKYEANEAKKFSQQYPLSILPIIDYMISMEIEARNVRMIARGIESGLDKEVIKGLLVI
- a CDS encoding V-type ATP synthase subunit F, encoding MEIAVLGSEEFTLGFRLAGIRRVFVANNENYQEKMLEAISQPTIGILAVDAKDLDNLPPNLRHKVTESIQPVVVAVGGSDDDLREKVKRAIGVDLYKNEDD
- a CDS encoding V-type ATP synthase subunit A; translated protein: MSTEGVIYRVAGPVVTATGISPKMYDVVHVGNEKLMGEVIKIVGEYSIIQVYEDTDNVKPGEPVTNTGKPLSVELGPGLLESVYDGIQRPLPVLREKMGDFIYRGVSAPGLDHEKKWDFVPTVKEGDEVSQGQVIGTVQEGPMEHKIMVPIGLNGKVEAIHSGLYTIDETIAVIAGKEVCMMQYWPVRNPRPVVEKYQPDIPLVTGLRVLDTVFPLAKGGAAAIPGAFGTGKTVTQQSLAKYSDAEIVVYIGCGERGNEMTEVLTEFPELEDPRTGMKLMKRTVLIANTSNMPVAAREASVYTGMTIAEYFRDMGYNVALMADSTSRWAEAMREISSRLEEMPGEEGYPAYLAGRLSEFYERAARAKVLSGGDGSVSVIGAVSPPGGDLSEPVTQNTLRIVRVFWALDTKLRERRHFPTINWLTSYTMYDKQLLDWFKANVAEDFPALKAWAMKTLQKEAELQDVVQMVGSDSLPDEQKVTLEVAKMIREIFLQQNAYDPVDCYCPLKRQYKMLSLIKKYSDLSEKALQAGAPVDKIAYLPVRTRFNQAKYEPKVDEELEAVDSDMEAQFRELGA
- a CDS encoding V-type ATP synthase subunit B, which codes for MAEATISKEYKTVSQIAGPLIYVKKTEPVGYKEMVNIRLSDGTTRRGQVLDSSDEVVVVQVFEGTSGIDRDASVRFLGETMKMPVSKDMLGRILSGSGQPLDGGAPIVPEKELEINGAAINPWARDSPSDFIQTGISTIDGMNTLVRGQKLPIFSASGLPHNEIALQIARQAKVRGENEEFAVVFIAMGITNEEKQMFMKEFERTGALKNAVVFLNLADDPAVERTLTPRLGLTTAEYMAFDLGMQVLVIMTDITNYCEALRQIGAAREEVPGRRGYPGYMYTDLAQLYERAGRIKGKKGSITQIPILSMPGGDITHPIPDLSGYITEGQIVLSMDLHRNGIYPPVNVSSSLSRLMGGGTGEGRTREDHKGVSDQLYAAYAEGKDLRGLVAIVGKDSLSAKDRKLLEFADLFEDRFVRQGQEEDRSIEQTLDLGWELFTALDLDQITRISRKYIEKYLPKKA
- a CDS encoding V-type ATP synthase subunit D — protein: MGAHDVTPNRSVLLQLKSRIKLTQGGHKVLKMKRDGLIIEFFDILEKARAMRAGVSSDYENAMHAITIARAVEGEVAVKSAAYALKGDPQVNVTSKSIMGMVVPKVEAEHLHVSMVDKGYGVISTSAYIEDASLAFEKLLETIVRAAEVETTMKKLLDEIEKTKRRVNALEFKIIPELKESERFIKFSLEEMERENTTRLKHLKKA